From the genome of Streptomyces sp. NBC_01341, one region includes:
- the pgeF gene encoding peptidoglycan editing factor PgeF — protein sequence MESSTGGAHFAFTDRWGGVSAAPYAELNLGGAVGDDPAAVRTNRERAARSLGLDPAGVVWMNQVHGRDVAVVDGPWGDVSDIPAVDAVVTARRGLALAVLTADCTPVLLADAAAGVVAAAHAGRPGLVAGVVPAVVEAMTALGADPARIVAHTGPAVCGRCYEVPEQMRADVAGAVPAAWSRTSWGTPAVDVTAGVHAQLDELGVGDRHVSPFCTLESGDHFSYRRDRTTGRLAGYVWLD from the coding sequence GTGGAGTCCTCGACGGGCGGCGCCCATTTCGCCTTCACCGACAGGTGGGGCGGAGTGAGCGCCGCTCCGTACGCGGAGCTCAATCTCGGCGGCGCGGTCGGCGACGACCCGGCCGCCGTCCGTACGAATCGTGAACGCGCGGCCCGTTCCCTGGGGCTCGACCCGGCCGGTGTCGTCTGGATGAACCAGGTGCACGGGCGGGACGTGGCCGTCGTCGACGGCCCCTGGGGTGATGTCTCGGACATCCCCGCCGTGGACGCGGTGGTGACGGCACGGCGCGGACTCGCGCTCGCGGTGCTCACCGCAGACTGCACGCCCGTCCTGCTCGCCGATGCCGCGGCCGGTGTGGTCGCGGCCGCCCACGCGGGACGGCCCGGCCTGGTGGCGGGGGTCGTCCCGGCCGTGGTCGAGGCCATGACCGCGCTCGGAGCGGACCCGGCCCGCATCGTGGCGCACACCGGACCGGCCGTCTGCGGACGGTGCTACGAGGTGCCGGAACAGATGCGTGCCGATGTCGCCGGGGCCGTCCCGGCGGCGTGGTCCAGGACCAGCTGGGGAACGCCCGCGGTCGACGTCACGGCCGGAGTCCACGCCCAGCTCGACGAGCTCGGCGTCGGCGACCGGCACGTTTCGCCGTTCTGCACCCTGGAGTCCGGCGACCATTTCTCGTACCGCCGCGACCGCACCACGGGTCGGCTCGCCGGATATGTCTGGTTGGACTGA
- a CDS encoding YggS family pyridoxal phosphate-dependent enzyme, whose product MTDRRAQLAANLAQVEERIASACASAGRDREGVTLIVVTKTYPASDVRILHGLGVRHVAENRDQDAAPKAAACADLDLTWHFVGQLQTNKVRSVAGYADIVQSVDRVKLVTALSAAAEKDGRELGCLIQVALDAESGARGDRGGVAPDGVEELAAAVEAAQGLRLDGLMTVAPLAGPYAGRQRAAFDRLMEFSSRLRGNHPAANMVSAGMSADLEDAVAAGATHVRVGTAVLGVRPRLG is encoded by the coding sequence ATGACGGATCGCAGGGCCCAACTCGCGGCGAACCTGGCGCAGGTGGAGGAACGCATTGCCTCCGCCTGTGCCTCGGCCGGCCGGGACCGGGAAGGGGTGACCCTCATCGTGGTCACCAAGACGTACCCCGCGAGCGATGTGCGTATCCTCCACGGGCTCGGCGTGAGGCACGTCGCCGAGAACCGGGACCAGGACGCGGCACCGAAGGCGGCCGCATGTGCGGATCTGGACCTCACCTGGCATTTCGTCGGGCAGCTCCAGACCAACAAGGTCCGTTCCGTGGCCGGTTACGCGGACATCGTCCAGTCGGTCGACCGGGTGAAGCTCGTCACCGCACTCTCGGCGGCCGCCGAGAAGGACGGGCGCGAGCTCGGCTGCCTGATCCAGGTCGCCCTGGACGCCGAGAGCGGCGCACGCGGTGACCGGGGCGGGGTCGCACCGGACGGGGTCGAGGAGTTGGCCGCCGCGGTGGAGGCCGCTCAAGGACTCAGGCTCGACGGCCTGATGACCGTGGCCCCGCTCGCCGGACCCTACGCGGGCCGGCAACGGGCCGCGTTCGACCGGCTGATGGAATTCTCATCAAGGCTGCGCGGGAACCATCCGGCTGCGAACATGGTGTCCGCCGGTATGAGTGCGGACCTCGAGGACGCCGTCGCGGCCGGAGCGACACATGTACGCGTCGGTACGGCGGTGCTCGGAGTCCGACCCCGGCTCGGGTAA
- a CDS encoding cell division protein SepF: MAGAMRKMAVYLGLVEDDGYDGPGFDPDDEFEPEPEPERDRRRHQPAHQVERERDEPVRAVQPPAPREPVQLPAESGRPARIAPVASITPERPNMEKNAPVIMPKVVSEREPYRITTLHPRTYNEARTIGEHFREGTPVIMNLTEMDDTDAKRLVDFAAGLVFGLHGSIERVTQKVFLLSPANVDVTAEDKARIAEGGFFNQS; the protein is encoded by the coding sequence ATGGCCGGCGCGATGCGCAAGATGGCGGTCTACCTCGGCCTCGTGGAGGACGATGGGTACGACGGTCCGGGGTTCGACCCCGACGACGAATTCGAACCCGAGCCGGAGCCCGAGCGGGACCGGCGGCGGCACCAGCCCGCGCATCAGGTGGAGCGGGAACGGGACGAACCGGTACGAGCGGTGCAGCCACCCGCACCCCGTGAGCCGGTTCAGCTCCCGGCGGAAAGCGGACGACCCGCCCGAATCGCACCCGTGGCATCCATCACACCTGAACGCCCGAACATGGAGAAGAACGCACCGGTGATCATGCCCAAGGTCGTGTCCGAGCGTGAGCCCTACCGGATCACCACGCTGCACCCCAGGACCTACAACGAGGCCCGTACCATCGGGGAACACTTCCGCGAGGGCACTCCGGTGATCATGAATCTCACGGAGATGGACGACACGGATGCGAAGCGACTTGTCGACTTTGCCGCGGGACTCGTCTTCGGTCTCCATGGGAGCATTGAACGAGTGACGCAGAAGGTGTTCCTGTTGTCGCCTGCTAACGTCGATGTCACGGCGGAGGACAAGGCCCGCATCGCAGAGGGCGGGTTCTTCAACCAGAGCTGA
- a CDS encoding YggT family protein: MGVALDVVYIALMCFLIVLIFRLVMDYVFQFARSWQPGKPMVVVLEGTYTVTDPPLKLLRRFIPPLRLGGVALDLSFFVLMIIVYILLSIVGKLASSV, encoded by the coding sequence ATGGGCGTCGCACTGGATGTGGTCTATATCGCGCTGATGTGTTTCCTCATCGTGCTGATCTTCCGGCTGGTGATGGACTACGTCTTCCAGTTCGCACGGTCATGGCAGCCAGGCAAGCCGATGGTGGTCGTTCTCGAGGGCACTTACACTGTCACCGATCCACCGCTGAAGCTTCTGCGGCGGTTCATACCGCCGTTGCGTCTCGGGGGCGTGGCACTTGACCTGTCCTTCTTCGTTCTGATGATCATCGTCTACATTCTGCTCAGCATCGTGGGCAAGCTTGCGAGCAGCGTGTGA
- a CDS encoding DivIVA domain-containing protein, whose product MPLTPEDVRNKQFTTVRLREGYDEDEVDAFLDEVESELTRLLRENEDLRAKLAAATRAAAQNQQNQQQQGMRKPPEQQDRPGAPVPAAISGPPVQQQQPPQMGPPQLPGGAPQLPAGPSGHGPQGGHGPGPQGPHGPGPMQGGPMGGPMQGGPMGGHQQQQMQQMQQQQQMQQPGQGPGGDSAARVLSLAQQTADQAIAEARSEANKIVGEARSRAEGLERDARAKADALERDAQEKHRVAMGSLESARATLERKVEDLRGFEREYRTRLKSYLESQLRQLETQADDSLAPPRTPAAASLPPSPSLAPAGAGAMGHTMSGNHGGHGSQQMGGGQQSMGGGPSYGGGQQQMSPAMTQPMAPVRPQAPQPMQQAPSPMRGFLIDEDDN is encoded by the coding sequence ATGCCGCTGACCCCCGAGGACGTGCGGAACAAGCAGTTCACGACCGTTCGCCTCCGAGAAGGCTATGACGAGGACGAGGTCGATGCCTTCCTCGACGAGGTCGAATCGGAGCTGACACGTCTGCTTCGTGAGAACGAGGACCTGCGCGCCAAGCTGGCCGCCGCCACGCGTGCGGCCGCGCAGAACCAGCAGAACCAGCAGCAGCAGGGAATGCGCAAACCGCCGGAGCAGCAGGACCGGCCCGGTGCGCCTGTGCCCGCTGCCATATCTGGTCCGCCGGTACAGCAGCAGCAGCCCCCGCAGATGGGTCCCCCCCAGCTGCCCGGTGGAGCTCCGCAGCTGCCTGCCGGTCCCAGTGGCCACGGCCCCCAGGGTGGCCACGGCCCCGGTCCGCAGGGCCCGCACGGCCCCGGCCCGATGCAGGGCGGCCCCATGGGCGGCCCGATGCAGGGCGGCCCCATGGGCGGTCACCAGCAGCAGCAGATGCAGCAGATGCAGCAGCAGCAGCAGATGCAGCAGCCCGGTCAGGGCCCCGGTGGCGACAGCGCCGCCCGAGTCCTCTCCCTTGCCCAGCAGACCGCCGACCAGGCGATCGCGGAGGCCCGTTCCGAGGCCAACAAGATCGTCGGCGAGGCGCGCAGCCGTGCCGAGGGCCTCGAGCGTGACGCCCGCGCCAAGGCGGACGCCCTCGAGCGGGACGCCCAGGAGAAGCACCGCGTGGCGATGGGTTCGCTGGAGTCGGCCCGCGCGACGCTGGAGCGCAAGGTCGAGGACCTGCGCGGCTTCGAGCGCGAGTACCGGACCCGCCTGAAGTCCTACCTGGAGAGCCAGCTGCGCCAGCTGGAGACCCAGGCCGACGACTCGCTTGCTCCGCCGCGGACGCCCGCCGCCGCTTCACTGCCGCCGTCGCCTTCGCTGGCCCCGGCCGGTGCGGGTGCGATGGGACACACCATGAGCGGCAACCACGGTGGTCACGGCAGCCAGCAGATGGGTGGCGGCCAGCAGTCGATGGGCGGTGGCCCGTCGTACGGCGGCGGCCAGCAGCAGATGTCGCCCGCGATGACGCAGCCGATGGCACCGGTGCGGCCGCAGGCGCCGCAGCCGATGCAGCAGGCCCCGTCGCCGATGCGCGGGTTCCTCATCGACGAGGACGACAACTGA
- the ileS gene encoding isoleucine--tRNA ligase, with amino-acid sequence MTSPQYRQVPAQVDLPALEHAVLDFWRDGKVFAKSLDQSEGRPEWVFYEGPPTANGMPGAHHIEARVFKDVFPRFRTMQGYHVGRKAGWDCHGLPVELAVEKELGFNGKKDIEAYGIAEFNAKCRESVTRHTDAFAELTTRMGYWVDLDDAYRTMDPEYVDSVWWSLKEIFNKDLLVQDHRVAPWCPRCGTGLSDHELAQGYETVVDPSVFVRFPLTSGPLAGEAALLVWTTTPWTLVSNTAVAAHPDVTYVVATDGEEKLVVAQPLVEKALGEGWELTGQSFTGREMERWTYERPFELVEFPAEAHFVVNAEYVTTEDGTGLVHQSPAFGADDLVVCRSYGLPVVNPVRPDGTFEEDVPLVGGVFFKKADEALTEDLAARGKLFRHVPYEHSYPHCWRCHTALLYYAQPSWYIRTTAVKDRLLQENEKTNWYPDSVKNGRFGDWLNNNVDWALSRNRYWGTPLPIWRCEDDHLTCVGSRAELTELTGADQSDLDPHRPFIDEITFTCSHANCQLEAYRVPEVIDAWYDSGSMPFAQWGYPYKNKEVFESRYPAQFISEAIDQTRGWFYTLMAVGTLVFDKSSYENVVCLGHILAEDGRKMSKHLGNILQPIPLMDQHGADAVRWFMAAGGSPWAARRVGHGTIQEVVRKTLLTYWNTVAFQALYARTSDWAPSAADPAPAERTVLDRWLLSELGTLVDEVTKALEAYDTQRAGKLLSAFVDDLSNWYVRRSRRRFWQGDKAALRTLHEVVETVTRLMAPLTPFITERVWQDLIVPVSPDAPESVHLSTWPKADPASIDPTLSSQMALVRRLVELGRATRAESGVKTRQPLSRALVAASGFESLTPELRAQITEELNVSSLASLADSAGPAGGGSLVDTTAKANFRALGKRFGKGVQAVAKAVANADAAALSLALREGTASVEVDGERVALTPDEVIITETPREGWSVASDSGATVALDLEITPELRAAGLARDAIRLIQEARKNSGLDVADRIAVRWTSTSAETAQALAAHAALIADEVLALDYAQGEADDTYGTPFEDEGLGLVFRLRRTQH; translated from the coding sequence ATGACATCGCCGCAGTACCGCCAGGTACCCGCCCAGGTCGACCTGCCCGCCCTCGAGCACGCCGTGCTCGACTTCTGGCGCGACGGCAAGGTCTTCGCCAAGAGCCTCGACCAGTCCGAGGGCCGCCCCGAGTGGGTCTTCTACGAGGGCCCGCCGACCGCCAACGGCATGCCCGGCGCCCACCACATCGAGGCCCGCGTCTTCAAGGACGTCTTCCCGCGCTTCCGCACCATGCAGGGCTATCACGTCGGCCGGAAGGCCGGCTGGGACTGCCACGGCCTGCCGGTCGAGCTCGCGGTGGAGAAGGAGCTGGGCTTCAACGGCAAGAAGGACATCGAGGCGTACGGCATCGCCGAGTTCAACGCCAAGTGCCGCGAGTCCGTGACGCGCCACACCGACGCCTTCGCCGAGCTCACGACCCGCATGGGGTACTGGGTCGACCTGGACGACGCCTACCGCACCATGGACCCGGAGTACGTCGACTCCGTGTGGTGGTCGCTGAAGGAGATCTTCAACAAGGACCTTCTGGTCCAGGACCACCGCGTCGCCCCCTGGTGCCCCCGCTGCGGCACCGGTCTCTCGGACCACGAGCTCGCCCAGGGCTACGAGACGGTCGTCGACCCCTCGGTCTTCGTGCGTTTCCCGCTGACGAGCGGCCCGCTCGCGGGCGAGGCGGCACTGCTGGTCTGGACGACGACCCCCTGGACCCTGGTCTCCAACACCGCCGTCGCCGCGCACCCGGACGTCACCTACGTCGTCGCGACGGACGGCGAGGAGAAGCTGGTCGTCGCACAGCCGCTGGTCGAGAAGGCTCTGGGCGAGGGCTGGGAGCTCACCGGGCAGTCGTTCACGGGCCGGGAGATGGAGCGCTGGACCTACGAGCGGCCGTTCGAGCTGGTGGAGTTCCCGGCCGAGGCGCACTTCGTCGTCAACGCCGAGTACGTGACGACCGAGGACGGTACGGGTCTGGTCCACCAGTCCCCCGCGTTCGGCGCCGACGACCTCGTGGTCTGCCGGTCGTACGGCCTGCCGGTCGTGAACCCGGTCCGCCCCGACGGCACGTTCGAGGAGGACGTCCCGCTGGTCGGCGGCGTGTTCTTCAAGAAGGCCGACGAGGCGCTCACCGAGGACCTGGCGGCACGCGGCAAGCTCTTCCGCCACGTCCCGTACGAGCACAGCTACCCGCACTGCTGGCGCTGCCACACGGCCCTGCTCTACTACGCGCAGCCGTCCTGGTACATCCGCACGACGGCGGTCAAGGACCGGCTGCTCCAGGAGAACGAGAAGACCAACTGGTACCCGGACTCCGTCAAGAACGGCCGCTTCGGCGACTGGCTGAACAACAACGTCGACTGGGCGCTGTCGCGCAACCGCTACTGGGGCACACCGCTGCCGATCTGGCGCTGCGAGGACGACCACCTCACCTGCGTGGGCTCGCGCGCGGAGCTCACCGAGCTGACCGGAGCGGACCAGTCGGACCTGGACCCGCACCGCCCGTTCATCGACGAGATCACCTTCACGTGCTCGCACGCGAACTGCCAGTTGGAGGCGTACCGCGTCCCCGAGGTCATCGACGCCTGGTACGACTCGGGTTCGATGCCGTTCGCGCAGTGGGGATACCCGTACAAGAACAAGGAGGTCTTCGAGAGCCGTTACCCGGCGCAGTTCATCTCGGAGGCCATCGACCAGACGCGCGGCTGGTTCTACACGCTGATGGCGGTCGGCACCCTCGTCTTCGACAAGTCGAGTTACGAGAACGTCGTCTGCCTGGGCCACATCCTCGCCGAGGACGGCCGCAAGATGTCCAAGCACCTGGGCAACATCCTCCAGCCGATCCCGCTGATGGACCAGCACGGCGCCGACGCCGTCCGCTGGTTCATGGCGGCCGGCGGCTCCCCCTGGGCAGCGCGCCGGGTGGGCCACGGCACCATCCAGGAGGTCGTCCGCAAGACGCTCCTCACCTACTGGAACACGGTGGCCTTCCAGGCCCTGTACGCCCGTACGTCGGACTGGGCGCCCTCGGCGGCCGACCCGGCGCCCGCCGAGCGCACCGTCCTGGACCGCTGGCTGCTGAGCGAGCTCGGCACCCTGGTCGACGAGGTCACCAAGGCGCTGGAGGCGTACGACACCCAGCGCGCCGGCAAGCTGCTCTCGGCGTTCGTCGACGACCTGTCCAACTGGTACGTCCGCCGCTCGCGCCGCCGCTTCTGGCAGGGCGACAAGGCGGCCCTGCGGACGCTGCACGAGGTCGTGGAGACGGTCACCAGGCTGATGGCTCCCCTGACCCCGTTCATCACGGAACGGGTCTGGCAGGACCTGATCGTCCCGGTCAGCCCGGACGCCCCGGAGTCGGTGCACCTGTCCACGTGGCCGAAGGCGGACCCGGCCTCGATCGACCCCACGCTCTCCTCGCAGATGGCCCTCGTACGCCGCCTGGTCGAGCTGGGCCGGGCCACGCGTGCCGAATCGGGGGTGAAGACCAGGCAGCCGCTGTCGCGGGCCCTGGTCGCGGCCTCGGGCTTCGAGTCCCTCACGCCCGAGCTCCGCGCCCAGATCACCGAGGAGCTGAACGTCTCCTCGCTGGCGTCCCTCGCCGACTCCGCCGGTCCGGCGGGCGGCGGCTCGCTGGTCGACACCACGGCCAAGGCGAACTTCCGCGCACTGGGCAAGCGCTTCGGCAAGGGCGTCCAGGCGGTGGCCAAGGCCGTCGCGAACGCTGACGCAGCGGCGCTGAGCCTGGCTCTGCGCGAGGGAACGGCCTCGGTGGAGGTGGACGGCGAGCGGGTCGCCCTGACCCCCGACGAGGTCATCATCACGGAGACCCCGCGCGAGGGCTGGTCGGTGGCCTCCGACTCGGGTGCGACGGTCGCCCTGGACCTGGAGATCACCCCGGAGCTGCGGGCCGCCGGACTGGCCCGTGACGCGATCCGGCTGATCCAGGAGGCCCGCAAGAACAGCGGCCTGGACGTGGCCGACCGCATCGCGGTGCGCTGGACCTCCACGTCCGCCGAGACCGCGCAGGCCCTGGCCGCGCACGCGGCTCTGATCGCGGACGAGGTGCTCGCCCTGGACTACGCGCAGGGCGAGGCGGACGACACGTACGGCACGCCGTTCGAGGACGAGGGCCTGGGGCTGGTCTTCCGCCTCCGCAGGACCCAGCACTGA
- a CDS encoding TraR/DksA family transcriptional regulator: MVAKKTAGSRTASERSTAAAAGESPGSDGEQDAAEAAQEKPVRKPAKKAAGRTAKKAAERPPDEAAHHGPVKKSTAKKSTAKKSAAKKASKKATGAADAAEQTGAHTVVAKKSAGRTTAVGKGAATAVPQARAAATAPGELAVRPGEDPWTPEEVDAARSELTGEAARLRSELEASGAALAGLMRDSGDGAGDDDADTGTKNITREHELSLAAHAQETLDQTERALARLDAGTYGLCEVCGNPIGKARMQAFPRATLCVEDKQKQERRGQ; encoded by the coding sequence ATGGTGGCGAAGAAGACCGCCGGATCGAGAACGGCGTCCGAGAGATCCACGGCCGCGGCTGCCGGGGAGAGCCCCGGGAGCGACGGCGAGCAGGACGCCGCGGAGGCGGCCCAGGAGAAGCCGGTGAGGAAGCCGGCGAAGAAGGCGGCCGGGAGGACGGCGAAGAAGGCCGCGGAGCGTCCACCCGACGAGGCGGCGCACCACGGGCCCGTGAAGAAGAGCACGGCGAAGAAGAGCACGGCCAAGAAGAGCGCAGCCAAAAAGGCTTCGAAGAAGGCAACGGGGGCGGCGGATGCCGCAGAGCAGACAGGAGCCCACACGGTGGTAGCCAAGAAGAGCGCCGGCCGGACCACGGCTGTCGGAAAGGGCGCCGCCACGGCGGTGCCCCAGGCACGCGCCGCCGCGACGGCTCCCGGGGAACTCGCGGTCCGGCCCGGGGAGGACCCCTGGACGCCGGAGGAGGTCGACGCGGCCCGGTCGGAGCTGACCGGCGAGGCCGCCCGGCTGCGCAGCGAGCTGGAGGCCTCGGGAGCGGCCCTGGCGGGCCTGATGCGCGACTCCGGGGACGGGGCCGGGGACGACGACGCCGACACCGGCACGAAGAACATCACCCGTGAGCACGAGCTGTCCCTGGCCGCCCACGCCCAGGAGACGCTCGACCAGACGGAGCGCGCCCTCGCCCGCCTTGACGCCGGGACGTACGGCCTCTGCGAGGTCTGCGGCAACCCCATCGGGAAGGCCCGGATGCAGGCCTTCCCCCGGGCCACGCTCTGCGTCGAGGACAAGCAGAAGCAGGAGCGGCGGGGCCAGTGA
- the lspA gene encoding signal peptidase II, with protein sequence MAEAERIIGTPDIPDAEGADGAEPHKSSEDPAESGRDGTGAGRGRKKILVLLGVAVLAYLLDLISKMIVVAKLEHEEPIEIFGDWLKFDAIRNAGAAFGIGEAFTVIFTAIAAVVIIVIVRLARKLYSLPWAIALGLLLGGALGNLTDRIFRAPGVFKGAVVDFIAPAHFAVFNLADSAIVCGGILIVILSFKGLDPDGTVHKD encoded by the coding sequence GTGGCAGAGGCGGAGCGCATCATCGGTACGCCGGACATCCCCGATGCCGAGGGGGCCGACGGGGCTGAGCCCCACAAGTCCTCCGAGGACCCGGCCGAGTCCGGGCGCGACGGCACGGGCGCCGGGCGTGGCAGGAAGAAGATCCTGGTGCTCCTCGGGGTGGCGGTCCTCGCCTACCTGCTGGACCTGATCAGCAAGATGATCGTGGTCGCGAAGCTGGAGCACGAGGAGCCCATCGAGATCTTCGGAGACTGGCTCAAGTTCGACGCGATCCGCAACGCGGGCGCCGCCTTCGGGATCGGCGAGGCGTTCACCGTGATCTTCACGGCCATCGCCGCCGTCGTGATCATCGTCATCGTCCGGCTGGCCCGCAAGCTCTACAGCCTGCCCTGGGCGATCGCGCTCGGCCTGCTGCTCGGCGGGGCGCTCGGCAACCTCACCGACCGGATCTTCCGCGCTCCGGGGGTCTTCAAGGGCGCTGTGGTCGACTTCATCGCCCCCGCCCACTTCGCCGTCTTCAACCTCGCGGACTCCGCGATCGTGTGCGGCGGAATCCTCATCGTGATCCTCTCCTTCAAGGGCCTGGACCCCGACGGCACCGTGCACAAGGACTAG
- a CDS encoding RluA family pseudouridine synthase, protein MSTYPEVRTLPVPDGLEGERVDAAISRMFGFSRTKAAELAAAGKVQVDGAVAGKSERVHGGAWMEVEMPQAAAPVQIVAEPVEGMEIVHDDDDIVVIMKPVGVAAHPSPGWTGTTVIGGLAAAGYRISTSGAAERQGIVHRLDVGTSGLMVVAKSERAYTLLKAQFRDRVVEKKYHALVQGHPDPMSGTIDAPIGRHPQHDYKWAVTAEGKPSVTHYDLIEAYRAASLLDIKLETGRTHQIRVHMSAHRHPCVGDLTYGADPTLAKRLGLTRQWLHAVRLGFEHPADGSWVEFASTYPDDLRQALDTIAAESE, encoded by the coding sequence GTGAGTACGTATCCCGAGGTCCGCACCCTGCCCGTACCCGACGGCCTGGAGGGCGAGCGTGTCGACGCCGCCATCTCCCGCATGTTCGGTTTCTCCCGCACGAAGGCCGCCGAGCTGGCCGCCGCCGGGAAGGTGCAGGTGGACGGTGCGGTGGCCGGGAAGTCCGAGCGGGTGCACGGAGGCGCCTGGATGGAGGTCGAGATGCCTCAGGCAGCCGCCCCGGTCCAGATCGTCGCCGAGCCCGTCGAGGGCATGGAGATCGTCCATGACGACGACGACATCGTCGTCATCATGAAGCCGGTCGGCGTCGCCGCCCACCCCAGCCCCGGCTGGACCGGCACCACCGTCATCGGGGGCCTCGCGGCGGCCGGCTACCGCATCTCCACGTCGGGCGCCGCGGAACGCCAGGGCATCGTGCACCGGCTGGATGTCGGCACCTCGGGGCTGATGGTCGTCGCCAAGTCCGAGCGGGCGTACACCCTGCTCAAGGCCCAGTTCCGCGACCGTGTCGTCGAGAAGAAGTACCACGCGCTGGTCCAGGGGCACCCCGACCCGATGAGCGGCACGATCGACGCCCCCATCGGCCGTCACCCGCAGCACGACTACAAGTGGGCCGTCACCGCCGAGGGCAAGCCCTCCGTGACGCACTACGACCTCATCGAGGCCTACCGCGCGGCGAGCCTGCTCGACATCAAGCTGGAGACCGGGCGCACCCACCAGATCCGGGTGCACATGTCGGCGCACCGGCACCCCTGCGTCGGCGACCTGACGTACGGCGCCGACCCCACGCTGGCCAAGCGCCTCGGCCTCACCCGGCAGTGGCTGCACGCGGTCCGTCTGGGCTTCGAGCACCCCGCCGACGGCAGCTGGGTCGAGTTCGCCAGCACCTACCCGGACGACCTCCGCCAGGCCCTCGACACCATCGCGGCGGAGAGCGAATGA
- a CDS encoding GNAT family N-acetyltransferase yields the protein MSSGTAAYTTRRALEESDLAACFQVRKEVFVGEQHVPEDIEYDAHDATAVHVLAVASDGSALGTGRLLHGAAAADRTDGDLTAGSLGRLAVTRAARGLGVGAALVRAIEDEARTLGLARVDLHAQTHALGFYERLGYRAYGPEFDDAGMPHRAMRRPL from the coding sequence ATGAGTTCCGGTACCGCCGCGTACACCACCCGCAGGGCACTGGAGGAGAGCGATCTCGCGGCCTGCTTCCAGGTGCGCAAGGAAGTCTTCGTCGGCGAGCAGCACGTGCCCGAGGACATCGAGTACGACGCCCACGACGCCACGGCGGTGCACGTCCTCGCCGTCGCCTCGGACGGTTCCGCGCTCGGCACGGGAAGGCTGCTGCACGGCGCGGCGGCGGCCGACCGCACCGACGGCGACCTCACGGCCGGTTCGCTCGGACGGCTCGCGGTGACTCGCGCCGCCCGCGGCCTCGGTGTCGGAGCGGCCCTGGTCCGCGCCATCGAGGACGAGGCACGCACGCTGGGCCTGGCCCGCGTGGACCTGCACGCCCAGACGCACGCCCTCGGCTTCTACGAGCGGCTGGGGTACCGCGCGTACGGCCCCGAGTTCGACGACGCCGGGATGCCGCACCGCGCGATGCGCCGCCCGCTCTGA
- a CDS encoding mechanosensitive ion channel family protein, with product MENVLRPLLVVGGSLVITLLVGWLVDLLLRRADSRHHETPVWGLLRRCRPPLQLVLCTALLRASYGQLRLEIVLEHRPGISQVLTLVLIAASAWLVIRVAATVVQSSYARYATGTRDPARVRRVRTQVTLIQRVVTAVVATVAVAAMLLTFPAMRTVGTSMLASAGVLGIVAGVAAQSTLGNLFAGFQIAFGDMVRIGDTVVVDGEWGTVEEITLTFLAVRTWDERRITMPVSYFTSKPFENWSRGGVQMTGTVFLQLDHSAPIPAMRDKLREILGECAAWDGRDWSLAVTDTTPSTIQVRAVVTAKDADDIWTVRCAVREQLIGWLRDHHPYALPRIVTSPAALPPGDHWRELTGAEPGRTSTNGWSADQDKAPRTGRG from the coding sequence ATGGAGAACGTACTGCGGCCGCTGCTCGTGGTGGGCGGGTCGCTGGTGATCACCCTGCTGGTGGGCTGGCTGGTGGACCTGCTGCTGCGGCGGGCCGACAGCAGGCATCACGAGACACCCGTCTGGGGCCTGCTGAGGCGCTGCCGGCCACCCCTTCAGCTGGTGCTGTGCACGGCGCTGCTCAGGGCCAGCTACGGCCAGCTCCGGCTGGAGATCGTGCTGGAGCACCGGCCCGGGATCAGCCAGGTGCTGACCCTCGTGCTGATCGCGGCGTCGGCCTGGCTGGTCATCCGCGTCGCCGCCACCGTGGTGCAGTCCTCGTACGCGCGTTACGCGACGGGCACCCGTGATCCCGCCCGTGTCCGACGGGTCCGCACCCAGGTCACGCTGATCCAGCGCGTGGTGACCGCCGTGGTGGCGACGGTGGCCGTCGCGGCGATGCTGCTCACCTTCCCGGCGATGCGCACCGTCGGCACGTCGATGCTGGCCTCCGCCGGTGTCCTCGGCATCGTCGCCGGTGTCGCCGCCCAGTCGACGCTCGGCAACCTCTTCGCGGGGTTCCAGATCGCCTTCGGCGACATGGTGCGGATCGGTGACACCGTGGTGGTGGACGGCGAGTGGGGCACCGTGGAGGAGATCACCCTGACCTTCCTCGCCGTGCGGACCTGGGACGAGCGGCGTATCACCATGCCCGTGTCGTACTTCACGAGCAAGCCGTTCGAGAACTGGTCGCGTGGCGGGGTGCAGATGACCGGCACGGTCTTCCTCCAGCTGGACCACTCCGCGCCGATCCCGGCGATGCGGGACAAGCTCCGCGAGATCCTCGGTGAGTGTGCCGCCTGGGACGGCCGTGACTGGTCCCTGGCCGTGACCGACACCACCCCGTCGACGATCCAGGTGCGGGCCGTGGTCACGGCGAAGGACGCGGACGACATCTGGACGGTGCGCTGCGCCGTGCGGGAGCAGCTGATCGGCTGGCTTCGCGACCACCACCCGTACGCGCTCCCGCGGATCGTGACATCGCCCGCGGCGCTTCCGCCCGGGGACCACTGGCGGGAGCTGACCGGCGCCGAGCCTGGCCGCACGTCCACCAACGGGTGGTCGGCCGACCAGGACAAGGCCCCCCGCACCGGGCGCGGCTGA